The Peribacillus sp. FSL P2-0133 genome has a segment encoding these proteins:
- a CDS encoding glutamate synthase-related protein, which translates to MAQQWTPATFKEFHKEEHDACGIVSCIEKKKIPTNENIFACIDALVKMNHRCGFINGEGDGAGIHIDIPRALWKKKLEAVNVDSSIVDQDSFIVGHLFLSKKTEANDLKIEVKEKLLQHGLSLIFETDKAYRSEALGPIAIQEDPVFWQFACSSTINNNQELSNVLFELTTDIEKSDFIHVASLSQHHAVYKVMGAGDTLPAYYLDLADPLAASTMTLGHNRFSTNTLSSFFRVQPFSVLGHNGEINTIAKLRDEAKMIGVPIAKDGSDSQDLNKTIETFICRHGYSLFEAVDLMFPPIINEIKEYPEHLQDLYTYLREAWGHFAQGPAGIISRFGDEAVFSVDSLGLRPLWNIETESSYMFTSEPGIIPSSEYTGDPKPMGPGEKIGLKWNGDRIELYTYKDYQDKVFELFNDRFVLSNDRVRLQPQVFEKVISMTNTQAIHNGQYKAFGWEREHVQLVEQMAEKGAEPIRSLGHDAPLAALNPQRTNIADFIKESVAVVTNPAIDRDRETEHFSTRTIIGKRPSLFEANKAGNVTELLTPLLIEGSTGYECSSIVSQPSYDQFIKYNQDQKLVHFISCTFNEAENITVALTRITDESVNAVDEGKTLLVLDDALAHQNGNLWLDPHLVTSAVDQALVRTGKRRDCSILLRSASLRSLHDIIVSYGLGANLISPYYMFLSLSSDDIKGVTNLYNSLTKGLEKVISTIGIHELRGYGRLFSSIGLHEEIAKYLNVANFFGSNDLDYNFDKIKADAIQRAEDYGNEKERMGKTFHLFPRIWKSIGEVASTGDYDAYREKITEQEESNPTTIRHLTSLKTSDASIPSEEVSLSVGEQELPFVIASMSFGSQNEIAFRAYAEAAERLGMISMNGEGGEIKDMLGKYPKSRGQQIASGRFGVNAELLNSSNLLEIKIGQGAKPGEGGHLPGSKVTAKIAEARNATIGSDLISPSNNHDIYSIEDLAQMIHELKTANDKAKVAVKVPVVPNIGTIAVGVAKAGADIITLSGFDGGTGAARIHALAHVGLPVEIGVKAAHNALLESGIRQNVEIWADGGLKSSMDVLKVMLLGANRVGFGTLSMIAVGCTTCRGCHLDTCHVGIATQIESEAQAKEHGLRRFVPRKFDLAVQGLTNMFSAFAKELKSLTGSLGVKNLQDIVGRSDLLQQVKGQQSLDLTYLLKNLDITPFSHKETAAYLNEGSMQVAVGAEYLDSHVDDLQQSRSYSSITSEQRVLGSRVSCHRVRGRLDGSYKKLPPVHLSYQDGSIPGNGLGAYNTEGISISVNGGAQDGIGKTSIGGNIAIFKSPGKDGKFYNGSVGKGFGYGAQHGLLIAQGDADARAGIRLSGADMIIGGLLKQPLPEKENGNIAVTSNIKGFAFEYMTNGRGLVLGDPGPWICAGMTGGVVYLRQQPESGLTKEVIKKRVAKGAKISIEPLSAKGLQDVAELLGKYTALLKDHGQPEEAASLETLLQNPGEHFLQVVPVKEQADPAVSTE; encoded by the coding sequence ATGGCCCAACAATGGACACCTGCTACATTCAAAGAATTTCACAAGGAAGAACATGATGCCTGCGGTATCGTTTCCTGCATCGAAAAAAAGAAAATCCCTACTAACGAAAACATCTTTGCCTGTATCGACGCCTTGGTTAAAATGAACCATCGCTGCGGCTTCATCAATGGTGAGGGCGATGGCGCCGGCATCCATATCGATATTCCCCGGGCTCTTTGGAAAAAGAAGCTTGAAGCGGTAAACGTCGATTCAAGCATCGTCGATCAAGATTCCTTCATAGTCGGCCACTTATTTTTAAGCAAAAAAACAGAAGCTAACGACTTAAAAATCGAAGTCAAGGAGAAACTGCTCCAGCATGGTCTCTCATTGATATTCGAAACGGATAAAGCCTACCGCTCCGAGGCATTGGGACCGATTGCCATTCAAGAAGACCCAGTGTTCTGGCAATTTGCCTGTTCCTCCACCATCAATAACAACCAGGAGCTCTCAAATGTTCTTTTTGAGCTGACTACCGACATCGAAAAAAGTGATTTCATCCATGTTGCATCTTTAAGCCAGCATCATGCGGTATACAAAGTGATGGGTGCGGGGGATACGCTCCCTGCCTATTATCTTGATCTTGCAGACCCTTTGGCTGCCTCCACCATGACACTGGGACATAATCGTTTTTCAACTAATACTCTCTCAAGCTTCTTCCGGGTCCAGCCTTTCAGTGTACTTGGTCATAATGGCGAAATCAATACTATCGCCAAATTGCGTGATGAAGCGAAAATGATCGGAGTTCCCATCGCTAAAGATGGAAGCGACTCACAGGATTTAAACAAGACGATCGAGACTTTCATCTGCCGTCATGGCTACTCTTTATTTGAAGCTGTCGATCTTATGTTTCCGCCAATCATCAATGAAATCAAGGAATATCCCGAGCACTTACAAGACTTATATACGTATTTAAGGGAAGCATGGGGTCATTTTGCACAAGGTCCGGCAGGCATCATCTCCCGTTTCGGCGATGAAGCCGTGTTCTCTGTCGACTCTTTAGGCTTGCGCCCACTATGGAATATTGAAACGGAATCATCCTACATGTTCACTTCCGAACCAGGAATCATCCCTTCCAGTGAATATACCGGAGATCCGAAACCGATGGGTCCAGGGGAAAAAATCGGTTTGAAATGGAACGGCGACCGCATTGAATTGTACACATACAAGGATTACCAGGATAAAGTATTTGAACTCTTCAATGATCGTTTCGTCCTTTCCAATGACCGAGTCCGCTTACAGCCCCAAGTTTTTGAAAAGGTTATCTCCATGACAAACACGCAAGCCATTCATAATGGTCAATATAAAGCCTTTGGGTGGGAAAGGGAGCATGTACAATTAGTGGAACAGATGGCCGAAAAAGGCGCTGAGCCCATTCGTTCACTTGGTCACGATGCGCCACTGGCAGCACTTAATCCCCAGCGGACCAACATCGCTGATTTCATCAAGGAAAGTGTGGCCGTTGTAACTAACCCAGCGATCGACCGGGACCGGGAAACCGAGCACTTCTCAACAAGAACCATCATCGGAAAACGTCCTTCCCTATTCGAAGCGAATAAGGCGGGAAATGTCACGGAGCTGCTGACTCCCTTATTGATTGAAGGATCAACGGGTTATGAGTGCTCGTCAATCGTATCGCAGCCAAGCTATGATCAGTTCATTAAATATAACCAAGATCAAAAACTCGTGCACTTCATTTCATGCACGTTCAATGAGGCTGAAAACATCACGGTTGCCTTGACCAGGATAACGGATGAAAGTGTCAATGCAGTGGATGAAGGAAAAACGCTGCTCGTTCTGGATGATGCCCTTGCCCATCAAAACGGCAACCTTTGGCTTGATCCCCACCTTGTCACTTCAGCCGTCGATCAAGCGTTGGTCCGCACAGGCAAGCGCCGTGATTGTTCCATCCTTTTACGTTCAGCATCGCTAAGGTCATTGCATGATATCATCGTTTCTTATGGTCTTGGGGCCAACTTAATCAGCCCCTATTATATGTTCCTTTCCTTATCTTCAGATGACATCAAGGGGGTTACCAATCTATATAACTCCTTGACGAAAGGGCTTGAGAAAGTCATCTCGACCATTGGCATTCATGAGCTGCGCGGCTATGGAAGACTTTTCTCAAGCATCGGTTTACATGAGGAAATCGCGAAATATTTAAATGTGGCTAACTTCTTCGGATCCAATGATCTGGACTATAATTTCGATAAAATCAAGGCAGATGCCATCCAGCGGGCGGAAGATTACGGCAATGAAAAAGAACGGATGGGTAAGACCTTCCATCTGTTCCCTAGGATTTGGAAGTCTATTGGAGAAGTTGCTTCAACCGGGGACTATGATGCTTATCGCGAAAAGATCACCGAACAGGAAGAATCCAATCCTACGACGATCCGCCACTTGACATCATTAAAAACTTCAGATGCTTCCATCCCTTCTGAAGAAGTCAGTCTTTCGGTCGGCGAACAGGAATTGCCGTTCGTCATAGCATCCATGTCCTTTGGATCACAAAATGAGATTGCTTTCCGGGCCTATGCGGAAGCTGCCGAGAGGTTAGGCATGATCAGCATGAATGGTGAAGGCGGGGAAATAAAGGATATGCTGGGCAAGTACCCGAAATCCCGCGGACAGCAAATCGCTTCCGGCCGTTTCGGGGTCAATGCAGAACTCTTGAACTCTTCAAATCTATTGGAAATTAAAATTGGGCAAGGGGCAAAACCAGGTGAAGGCGGTCACCTTCCCGGTTCCAAGGTCACAGCGAAAATCGCAGAAGCCCGAAATGCAACAATCGGTTCCGATTTGATCTCCCCTTCCAATAACCATGATATATACTCAATTGAAGATTTGGCCCAAATGATCCATGAGTTAAAAACGGCAAATGACAAAGCGAAAGTTGCCGTCAAAGTACCAGTCGTTCCAAACATCGGTACGATTGCTGTCGGTGTCGCAAAAGCGGGGGCCGATATCATAACGCTTTCTGGTTTTGATGGCGGAACGGGTGCTGCCAGGATCCATGCACTCGCACATGTCGGTCTACCAGTTGAGATTGGTGTTAAAGCGGCCCATAATGCGCTGCTTGAGTCAGGTATCCGACAGAATGTTGAAATTTGGGCTGACGGTGGGTTAAAAAGCTCGATGGATGTATTGAAGGTAATGCTGCTTGGTGCAAACCGTGTAGGTTTTGGGACCCTTTCGATGATTGCCGTCGGCTGTACAACGTGCCGCGGATGTCACCTTGATACTTGCCATGTGGGAATCGCCACCCAAATTGAATCGGAAGCGCAGGCGAAAGAACATGGACTGCGCCGTTTTGTTCCACGAAAATTTGATTTAGCCGTTCAAGGATTAACGAATATGTTCAGTGCATTTGCAAAAGAGCTCAAATCTTTGACTGGGTCACTTGGGGTGAAGAATCTTCAGGATATCGTCGGACGTTCCGATTTGCTACAGCAAGTTAAAGGTCAACAATCATTGGATTTAACCTATTTATTGAAAAACCTGGATATAACACCGTTCTCCCATAAAGAAACGGCGGCATATTTGAATGAAGGCTCCATGCAGGTAGCTGTTGGCGCTGAATATCTTGATTCGCATGTAGATGATCTGCAGCAATCCCGTAGCTATAGCTCGATCACTTCCGAGCAGCGTGTACTCGGCAGCAGGGTGTCCTGTCACCGCGTTAGGGGCAGATTGGATGGATCATACAAAAAACTTCCTCCCGTTCACCTATCCTACCAGGATGGTTCCATCCCGGGTAATGGACTTGGGGCATACAATACGGAGGGAATTTCAATCAGCGTGAATGGCGGTGCCCAGGATGGCATTGGCAAAACATCGATTGGCGGTAATATTGCCATCTTTAAATCTCCAGGAAAAGATGGAAAGTTCTACAATGGCTCCGTCGGTAAGGGCTTTGGTTACGGTGCACAGCATGGTCTCCTCATTGCCCAAGGCGATGCCGATGCCAGGGCGGGAATCCGGCTTTCCGGAGCGGATATGATCATTGGGGGATTATTGAAACAACCACTTCCTGAAAAGGAAAACGGTAATATTGCGGTAACTTCCAATATTAAGGGATTCGCTTTTGAATACATGACAAATGGAAGAGGTTTAGTTCTGGGTGATCCCGGTCCATGGATTTGCGCAGGGATGACAGGCGGTGTCGTTTATTTACGGCAACAGCCCGAATCTGGATTAACCAAAGAGGTCATTAAGAAACGGGTTGCGAAAGGGGCAAAGATTTCCATTGAGCCCCTATCCGCAAAAGGCCTGCAGGATGTGGCTGAACTTCTGGGCAAATACACGGCCCTCTTGAAAGATCATGGCCAACCCGAAGAAGCGGCCTCTTTAGAGACACTGCTTCAAAATCCTGGAGAGCACTTCCTTCAGGTCGTTCCAGTTAAAGAACAGGCGGATCCTGCCGTATCCACGGAGTGA
- a CDS encoding glutamate-1-semialdehyde 2,1-aminomutase, whose amino-acid sequence MDFSNSELLHKEALEHIVGGVNSPSRSYKAVGGGSPVAMDHAKGAYFWDVDGNKYIDYLAAYGPIITGHAHPHITEAIVKAAETGVLYGTPTKHEVKFAKMLKEAIPSMDKVRFTNSGTESVMSTIRVARAYTGRDKIIKFAGCYHGHSDLVLVAAGSGPSTLGTPDSAGVPKSIAQEVITVPFNDIESFKEALDKWGTEIAGVLVEPIVGNFGIVEPSPGFLEEVISLSHEAGSLVIFDEVITAFRFMYGGAQDYLGIQPDLTALGKIIGGGLPIGAYGGKREIMDSVAPLGPAYQAGTMAGNPASMLSGIACLEVLKEEGLYEELDRLGKILEEGILTAARQYNVPITINRLKGALTIYFTTEKIENYEQAENTDGEMFAKFFKLMLNQGINLAPSKYEAWFLTIAHTDDDIAYTLKAVEHAFKNLI is encoded by the coding sequence TTGGATTTTAGTAATTCGGAGCTTTTACATAAAGAGGCATTAGAACATATCGTTGGCGGGGTTAACAGTCCATCCCGTTCTTACAAAGCTGTAGGAGGCGGTTCACCGGTTGCGATGGATCATGCCAAAGGTGCTTATTTCTGGGATGTTGATGGCAATAAATATATCGATTATTTAGCTGCATATGGCCCGATCATCACAGGTCATGCGCATCCACATATTACGGAGGCCATCGTTAAAGCTGCAGAAACGGGCGTTTTATACGGCACACCGACAAAACATGAAGTCAAATTTGCCAAAATGTTGAAAGAAGCCATACCATCCATGGATAAAGTCCGCTTCACCAATTCAGGAACCGAGTCCGTCATGTCCACCATCCGCGTTGCCCGCGCTTACACAGGACGGGATAAGATCATCAAGTTTGCAGGCTGTTACCATGGACACTCCGACCTTGTTCTTGTCGCTGCAGGTTCCGGCCCGTCCACTTTAGGTACACCGGACTCTGCCGGCGTTCCAAAAAGCATCGCACAAGAAGTCATCACTGTACCTTTCAATGATATCGAGTCATTTAAAGAAGCACTGGATAAATGGGGCACTGAAATTGCAGGCGTGCTGGTAGAACCGATTGTCGGCAACTTTGGAATCGTGGAACCAAGCCCTGGCTTCTTGGAAGAAGTCATTTCATTATCGCACGAAGCCGGATCACTCGTCATTTTCGACGAGGTCATCACAGCGTTCCGCTTCATGTATGGAGGGGCACAGGACTACTTGGGAATTCAACCCGATTTGACCGCGCTTGGAAAAATCATCGGGGGCGGGCTTCCTATCGGTGCCTATGGCGGTAAAAGAGAGATCATGGATTCTGTCGCCCCGCTGGGACCTGCCTATCAAGCAGGTACGATGGCAGGAAATCCTGCTTCCATGCTTTCCGGGATAGCTTGCTTAGAAGTACTTAAAGAAGAGGGTCTGTACGAAGAGCTTGACCGGCTGGGAAAAATCCTTGAAGAAGGTATCCTGACAGCGGCCCGCCAATATAATGTTCCGATCACCATCAACCGCCTTAAAGGGGCATTGACGATCTATTTCACCACAGAAAAGATTGAAAACTATGAGCAGGCGGAAAATACTGATGGCGAAATGTTCGCTAAGTTCTTTAAACTCATGCTCAACCAGGGAATCAATTTGGCACCGTCCAAATACGAAGCCTGGTTCTTGACAATTGCCCACACGGATGACGATATCGCTTATACTCTAAAAGCGGTTGAACATGCATTCAAAAACCTAATATAA
- a CDS encoding ATP-binding cassette domain-containing protein codes for MSDAIQVKQLRKEFKSASSRTGLKGAFRDLLTRNYKIVPAVNDINFTVKKGEMVAYIGENGAGKSTTIKMLTGILEPTAGEITVNGMNPHKEREKFTQTIGVVFGQRSQLWWDIAVQESFRLLKKVYKVTDEQYNDHMEHVIETLDIGPLLDKPVRKLSLGQRMRCELAAALIHNPPLLFLDEPTIGLDVLVKMKIREFLKEINEKYNTTILLTTHDLGDIEALCERVIMLDEGQIIYDGELQSLKDNWAEEKQIHFQFIEPIALKELQSLALPFTANWVYDEKNQTYIALLKEESDHISQLVSAVVAHFKIKDIKIHETSIEEIVRNIYEEGTV; via the coding sequence ATGAGTGATGCAATTCAAGTGAAACAGCTTCGGAAGGAATTTAAGTCGGCATCAAGCCGTACAGGGCTAAAGGGTGCCTTCCGGGATTTACTTACCAGAAATTATAAGATCGTCCCTGCCGTCAATGATATCAATTTTACTGTAAAAAAGGGTGAGATGGTAGCTTATATCGGGGAGAATGGTGCAGGGAAATCGACCACGATCAAAATGCTGACAGGTATTTTGGAACCGACAGCAGGTGAAATCACGGTCAATGGAATGAATCCACATAAAGAAAGGGAAAAGTTCACTCAGACAATCGGAGTCGTATTCGGTCAGCGCTCACAGCTTTGGTGGGATATTGCAGTTCAAGAATCCTTTAGGCTGCTAAAAAAGGTCTATAAGGTAACGGATGAACAATATAACGATCATATGGAACATGTCATCGAGACGCTCGATATCGGACCTTTGCTGGACAAGCCAGTGCGTAAACTTTCACTTGGTCAGCGGATGCGCTGCGAGCTTGCGGCAGCCTTGATCCACAATCCGCCTTTGCTGTTCCTGGATGAGCCGACGATTGGACTTGATGTACTCGTGAAAATGAAGATTCGTGAGTTCCTGAAAGAAATCAATGAGAAATATAATACGACGATCCTTTTGACTACCCATGATTTAGGTGATATTGAAGCATTATGTGAGCGCGTAATCATGCTTGATGAGGGACAGATCATTTATGATGGGGAATTACAGAGTTTGAAAGATAACTGGGCTGAGGAAAAACAGATCCATTTTCAATTCATCGAGCCGATCGCATTGAAGGAATTGCAATCATTGGCGCTCCCATTTACTGCTAACTGGGTTTATGATGAGAAAAATCAAACATACATTGCCTTGTTGAAAGAAGAAAGTGATCATATTTCACAGCTTGTTTCGGCTGTTGTAGCTCATTTTAAAATAAAGGACATCAAAATCCATGAAACGTCCATTGAAGAGATTGTTCGCAACATTTACGAAGAAGGCACTGTCTGA
- a CDS encoding ABC-2 family transporter protein, translated as MGKYLAMIRMRFLMMLAYRTDYYTGILIYSINIGAYYFLWNAIYGEKSSIEGLSSMQMTTYVAVAWMARAFYFNNIDREIATEIKDGKVAIEMIRPYNYLGMKTMQGLGEGIFRFFFFSIPGMLLVAFIFPIELPHEPATWGMFGISLLFSFIINTQINLLTGITTFFLYNNAGLIRAKRVIIDLFSGLLLPISFYPVWAQEVMKYLPFQGISYVPSMIFTNGYSSGEIAMALLQQLIWCIILIIPIQLLWIVAKKQLIIQGG; from the coding sequence ATGGGAAAGTATCTTGCAATGATCCGCATGCGTTTTTTGATGATGCTTGCGTATCGAACAGATTATTATACCGGCATTTTAATTTATAGCATTAATATCGGTGCCTATTATTTCTTATGGAATGCGATATATGGGGAAAAAAGCTCCATCGAAGGACTTTCAAGTATGCAGATGACAACCTATGTCGCGGTTGCATGGATGGCACGCGCTTTTTATTTCAATAATATTGACCGCGAAATCGCCACTGAAATTAAAGACGGCAAGGTCGCCATTGAAATGATCCGGCCGTATAACTATTTAGGCATGAAAACGATGCAAGGACTTGGGGAAGGGATATTTCGTTTCTTCTTCTTCTCGATTCCAGGAATGCTGCTGGTAGCTTTCATTTTTCCTATCGAATTGCCGCACGAGCCGGCTACGTGGGGGATGTTCGGCATTTCCTTGCTGTTCAGCTTCATCATCAATACACAGATTAACTTATTGACGGGGATCACTACCTTTTTCTTATATAATAATGCCGGATTGATCCGGGCTAAAAGGGTTATCATTGATTTATTTTCCGGTCTGCTGCTGCCCATCAGTTTCTATCCGGTATGGGCGCAGGAAGTGATGAAATATCTACCCTTTCAAGGGATCAGCTATGTACCAAGCATGATTTTTACGAACGGGTACAGTTCAGGCGAAATTGCCATGGCGCTTTTACAGCAGTTAATTTGGTGCATCATTCTCATAATACCGATTCAGCTTTTATGGATAGTCGCAAAAAAACAGCTGATTATTCAAGGAGGTTGA
- a CDS encoding ABC-2 family transporter protein encodes MFYVSMFFQYVSQYMKTRLQYRADFFMEILSDLLNQVVNLVFILVVFGHTQFLSGWSREEIIFIYGFFLIPFALFSAFFNIWDFNDRYIVKGEMDRILTRPIHSLFQVILERIELEALFGVVTGLIIIFYSGISLDLQLAWYDPILFIIFAIGGALAYAAIFVAIASIGFWSDAKTSIMPMMYNIGNYGRYPVDIYNKVIRFVLTWVLPFAFVGVYPASYFLRKEEWYAYAFATPVIGVSFFVISVFIWNQGVKRYRGAGN; translated from the coding sequence ATGTTTTATGTATCGATGTTTTTTCAATATGTGAGTCAATATATGAAAACCAGATTGCAATATAGAGCCGATTTCTTCATGGAAATCCTATCTGACCTGCTGAATCAGGTCGTGAATCTGGTATTTATCTTAGTCGTTTTTGGGCATACCCAATTTTTAAGCGGCTGGAGCCGGGAAGAAATCATATTCATTTATGGATTCTTCCTTATCCCATTTGCCCTTTTTTCTGCCTTTTTCAACATCTGGGATTTTAATGACCGCTATATCGTCAAAGGTGAAATGGATCGGATATTAACAAGACCGATACATAGCCTGTTTCAAGTCATTTTAGAAAGAATCGAACTAGAAGCGTTATTTGGTGTTGTGACCGGTTTGATCATTATATTCTATTCGGGGATTTCATTGGATCTTCAGCTTGCGTGGTATGACCCGATTCTTTTCATCATTTTTGCAATAGGCGGGGCCCTTGCTTATGCAGCCATATTCGTTGCGATAGCAAGTATTGGGTTCTGGTCGGATGCGAAAACATCCATCATGCCAATGATGTACAATATCGGGAACTACGGGCGCTATCCAGTTGATATTTATAATAAGGTCATCCGTTTTGTCCTTACATGGGTGCTGCCATTCGCGTTTGTTGGTGTCTATCCGGCATCTTATTTCCTAAGAAAAGAAGAGTGGTATGCATATGCATTTGCCACACCTGTAATCGGGGTTTCCTTTTTCGTGATATCCGTTTTCATATGGAATCAGGGAGTGAAGAGGTACCGCGGGGCAGGGAACTAA
- the metE gene encoding 5-methyltetrahydropteroyltriglutamate--homocysteine S-methyltransferase — protein MGILKSSSLGYPRIGEDREWKRTLEAYWSGKIDEAEFTAQLKAIRLGNIQKQKQRGIDIIPVNDFTFYDQMLDMSVMFGLVPERYSAYEGGRVPLSVYYSMARGNNDQVASEMTKWFNTNYHYIVPELKLPQLTLTENKPLAAYREAKEKLGIETKPVLIGPYTFISLSKGFNKQEIPSIILSLLPLYTQILRELEQEGVKWVQMDEPSLVSSISKDDMQTVTYLYEKLNEAAPNLNIMLQTYFDAVEHYQEVIELKVQGIGLDFVHDKGRNLSNLEAFGFPKDKVLAAGVIDGKNIWLSDLSKKIQLIETLKKKVAEDQIWLQPSCSLLHVPVTVRNETALSKEVKQALAFADEKLEEITLLVKGNNQGFEAIAEKVDANKFTVQTLASSNARNHGTVQSKVEKVKTRTAGRHIPFKERYQKQQEFFKLPFLPSTTIGSFPQTFEVKQARGKFKRGEWTAQKYETFVNEEIGRWIEIQEEIGLDVLVHGEFERTDMVEYFGHKLGGFIFLEKGWVQSYGSRCVKPPVIYGDIHFIEPMTVRESVYAQSLTKKTVKGMLTGPVTILNWSFVRDDISRENVCYQLALALEKEVIALESAGIKMIQVDEPALREGLPLKKNDRDEYLNWAVNSFLISTSSVEDTTQIHTHMCYCDFNSFMDVISSLDADVISIETSRSHGELASAFEEKTYEKGIGLGVYDIHSPRVPAVEEMVDMIERGIKVLNKDQFWINPDCGLKTRGIPETVASLKNMVEAAKIVRENLLAKPTGQ, from the coding sequence ATGGGAATTTTGAAAAGCAGTAGTTTGGGTTACCCACGAATCGGGGAAGATCGTGAATGGAAACGTACATTGGAAGCTTACTGGTCAGGTAAAATCGATGAAGCGGAATTTACGGCACAACTAAAGGCAATCCGTTTAGGCAACATACAAAAACAAAAGCAACGGGGCATTGATATCATTCCTGTCAATGACTTCACTTTCTATGATCAAATGCTCGATATGTCCGTCATGTTCGGTCTTGTTCCTGAACGTTATTCAGCCTATGAAGGCGGTAGGGTTCCCCTTTCCGTATATTATTCAATGGCTCGCGGAAACAATGATCAAGTCGCTTCCGAAATGACGAAATGGTTCAATACGAACTATCACTATATTGTCCCTGAATTAAAACTGCCACAGCTGACTTTAACAGAAAATAAACCACTTGCAGCATATCGGGAAGCCAAGGAAAAGCTAGGGATTGAAACGAAGCCCGTGTTGATTGGACCTTATACCTTCATCTCCCTTTCCAAAGGCTTCAATAAACAAGAGATCCCTAGTATCATCCTGAGCTTGCTTCCCCTATACACGCAAATCCTGCGGGAGTTGGAGCAAGAAGGCGTGAAGTGGGTACAAATGGACGAACCTTCTCTTGTTTCATCCATTTCCAAGGATGATATGCAAACTGTTACTTACCTATATGAAAAGCTGAATGAAGCAGCACCAAACCTGAACATCATGCTACAAACATACTTTGATGCCGTGGAACACTACCAAGAAGTCATCGAATTAAAAGTCCAAGGAATCGGTCTTGATTTTGTACATGATAAAGGGAGGAATCTAAGTAATCTTGAAGCATTCGGCTTCCCAAAGGACAAAGTGCTTGCTGCAGGTGTGATTGACGGAAAAAACATTTGGCTATCTGATTTATCGAAAAAAATTCAATTAATTGAGACTCTTAAGAAAAAGGTAGCCGAAGACCAAATCTGGCTTCAGCCCTCTTGTTCCCTGCTTCATGTCCCAGTGACCGTTCGGAATGAAACCGCACTTTCAAAAGAAGTGAAACAGGCCCTTGCTTTCGCTGATGAGAAACTTGAGGAAATCACACTCTTGGTCAAAGGGAATAATCAAGGCTTTGAAGCAATCGCCGAAAAAGTCGATGCCAATAAATTTACGGTTCAAACGTTAGCAAGTTCAAATGCACGGAATCATGGGACTGTACAATCGAAAGTCGAAAAGGTTAAAACCAGGACCGCCGGCCGTCACATTCCATTTAAAGAGCGTTACCAAAAACAACAGGAATTTTTCAAATTGCCTTTCCTTCCTTCGACTACCATCGGTAGCTTTCCGCAGACATTTGAAGTTAAACAAGCACGCGGGAAATTCAAAAGAGGAGAATGGACCGCTCAGAAATATGAAACATTCGTAAACGAAGAAATCGGCAGGTGGATCGAAATCCAAGAAGAAATCGGTTTGGATGTTCTCGTTCACGGGGAATTCGAACGGACGGATATGGTTGAATACTTCGGCCATAAGTTAGGCGGTTTCATCTTTCTGGAAAAGGGTTGGGTACAATCCTATGGATCCCGCTGCGTGAAACCACCAGTCATCTACGGCGACATCCATTTCATCGAACCGATGACAGTAAGGGAAAGTGTGTACGCACAATCACTGACGAAGAAGACGGTAAAGGGAATGCTTACAGGTCCTGTTACGATTTTAAATTGGTCATTTGTCCGTGATGATATTTCCAGGGAGAATGTTTGCTATCAGCTGGCACTCGCTTTAGAAAAGGAAGTCATTGCATTGGAATCTGCTGGAATTAAAATGATTCAGGTTGATGAGCCTGCACTTAGAGAAGGTCTGCCATTGAAAAAAAACGATCGCGACGAGTATTTGAACTGGGCTGTGAATTCATTCTTGATATCCACATCAAGCGTGGAGGATACAACCCAAATTCATACGCATATGTGCTATTGCGACTTCAACAGTTTCATGGATGTCATCTCCTCCCTCGATGCTGATGTAATTTCCATCGAAACATCTCGTAGTCATGGGGAGCTTGCTTCCGCATTCGAGGAAAAAACATATGAAAAAGGTATTGGCCTTGGTGTGTATGATATTCACAGCCCGCGTGTGCCCGCAGTGGAAGAAATGGTCGATATGATTGAACGGGGCATCAAGGTATTGAATAAAGACCAGTTTTGGATCAATCCAGACTGCGGCCTGAAAACAAGGGGTATCCCGGAAACCGTCGCTTCCCTGAAAAACATGGTCGAAGCAGCAAAAATCGTCCGTGAAAACCTTTTAGCCAAACCAACAGGCCAATGA